Proteins encoded together in one Aeromonas encheleia window:
- a CDS encoding peptidylprolyl isomerase, translating to MVTLHTNHGDITLTLHADKAPETVANFLQYCRDGHYDNTIFHRVIDGFMIQGGGYAPGFEEKDTRASIKNEAANGLSNKIGTVAMARTMEPHSASAQFFINVNNNDFLDFKSATSQGFGYCVFGEVSAGMDVVNKIKSVKTGNRGRVHQDVPVEDVVITKVTLAD from the coding sequence ATGGTTACTCTGCACACCAACCACGGCGACATCACCCTCACCCTGCACGCCGACAAGGCCCCGGAAACCGTGGCCAACTTCCTGCAATACTGCCGTGACGGTCACTACGACAACACCATCTTCCACCGCGTCATCGACGGCTTCATGATCCAGGGCGGCGGCTATGCCCCGGGCTTCGAAGAGAAAGACACCCGCGCCTCCATCAAGAACGAAGCGGCCAACGGTCTGTCCAACAAGATTGGCACCGTCGCCATGGCCCGCACCATGGAGCCGCACTCTGCCAGCGCCCAGTTCTTCATCAACGTGAACAACAACGACTTCCTCGACTTCAAGTCCGCCACCAGCCAGGGCTTCGGCTACTGCGTGTTCGGTGAAGTGAGTGCCGGCATGGACGTGGTCAACAAGATCAAGAGCGTCAAGACCGGCAACCGTGGCCGTGTCCATCAGGACGTGCCGGTAGAAGACGTGGTGATCACCAAGGTGACCCTTGCCGACTGA
- a CDS encoding DUF4269 domain-containing protein, which translates to MPTDCRLLPDETTAAPAAVFPSARAARPDWRRLDYLALGNARQRSAHALLTAGLWDELGQLCQDLALVSTLTIGLDRPGSDLDILCRHRDPAALAALLAERGWQRRALANGVWLLEQTLAGADGHPWPVELYVTQERLETLHGWRHLSLMAALLEHFGHDFHRAVLRLRLAQGLKGEAAICQLLGLTGDPYLALLTLEGTDPARLNWRPTP; encoded by the coding sequence TTGCCGACTGATTGTCGACTTCTGCCAGATGAAACGACTGCGGCCCCGGCCGCAGTTTTTCCATCTGCGCGCGCCGCACGCCCCGACTGGCGCCGCCTCGACTACCTGGCCCTTGGCAACGCACGCCAGCGCTCGGCTCATGCCCTGTTGACCGCGGGGCTGTGGGATGAGCTGGGGCAGCTGTGCCAGGACCTGGCGCTGGTGAGCACCCTGACCATTGGGCTCGACAGGCCCGGCAGCGATCTCGATATCCTCTGCCGGCATAGGGATCCCGCCGCACTGGCCGCCCTGCTTGCCGAACGGGGCTGGCAGCGCCGCGCCTTGGCCAATGGCGTCTGGTTGCTGGAGCAAACCCTGGCTGGCGCCGATGGTCACCCCTGGCCCGTCGAGCTCTACGTCACCCAGGAGCGGCTCGAGACCCTGCACGGCTGGCGCCATCTCAGCCTGATGGCAGCCCTGCTCGAGCACTTCGGCCATGACTTCCATCGGGCTGTGCTGCGCCTTCGCCTCGCGCAGGGCCTGAAAGGCGAAGCCGCCATCTGCCAGCTGCTCGGCCTGACGGGCGATCCCTATCTGGCGTTGTTGACGCTGGAGGGGACGGACCCTGCTCGGTTAAACTGGCGACCTACCCCATGA
- the lpxH gene encoding UDP-2,3-diacylglucosamine diphosphatase has translation MTTTLFISDIHLCAARPDMTAALVRFLAHDAPGADALYVLGDLFEFWIGDDDLTALHQEVAAAFLTLSQQGVPIYFIHGNRDFMLGKQFARRAGMTLLGDPCVIELYGERVLLSHGDMLCTHDVDYQKYRRIVNLRWLRWLFLRLPLSRRQAIAHKIRGQSGTENPNKHRSIMDVTPEAVDELMRQHECRTMIHGHTHRPAIHDFSLDGAPARRIVLGDWFEQGSILVCSPAGQRLETRALS, from the coding sequence ATGACGACCACCCTTTTTATCAGCGACATTCACCTCTGTGCCGCCCGCCCCGACATGACGGCCGCGCTGGTCCGCTTTCTGGCGCACGACGCCCCCGGCGCCGATGCCCTCTATGTGCTGGGGGATCTGTTCGAATTCTGGATTGGCGACGATGATCTCACGGCGCTCCATCAGGAGGTGGCTGCCGCCTTCCTGACCCTGAGCCAGCAAGGGGTGCCCATCTATTTCATCCACGGCAACCGCGACTTCATGCTGGGCAAGCAGTTTGCCAGGCGCGCGGGCATGACCCTGCTCGGCGATCCCTGCGTCATCGAACTCTACGGCGAGCGGGTGCTGCTGAGCCACGGCGATATGCTCTGCACCCATGATGTCGACTACCAGAAGTATCGCCGCATCGTAAACCTCAGATGGCTGCGCTGGCTGTTCCTGCGCCTGCCCCTTAGCCGCCGTCAGGCCATCGCCCACAAGATCCGCGGCCAAAGCGGGACAGAGAACCCCAACAAGCATCGGAGCATCATGGACGTCACCCCGGAGGCGGTCGATGAGCTGATGAGACAGCATGAGTGCCGCACCATGATCCACGGCCATACCCACAGACCCGCCATCCACGACTTCAGCCTCGATGGGGCGCCTGCCCGCCGCATCGTGCTGGGGGACTGGTTCGAGCAAGGCTCTATCCTGGTCTGCTCCCCCGCGGGCCAGCGGCTCGAGACCCGCGCCCTCAGTTAG
- a CDS encoding GlsB/YeaQ/YmgE family stress response membrane protein has product MGFMTWIVLGLIVGILAKWIMPGKDGGGFIMTVILGVIGAMVGGYVSTLLGMGTVNGFNLPSILIATVGALMVLFIYNKVRS; this is encoded by the coding sequence ATGGGCTTTATGACCTGGATCGTATTGGGATTGATCGTCGGCATCCTGGCCAAGTGGATCATGCCGGGCAAGGATGGGGGCGGTTTTATCATGACGGTGATCCTGGGGGTGATCGGCGCCATGGTGGGCGGCTATGTCAGCACCCTGCTCGGCATGGGCACCGTCAACGGCTTCAACCTGCCGAGCATTCTCATCGCGACCGTGGGCGCCTTGATGGTGCTGTTTATCTACAACAAGGTGCGCAGCTGA
- a CDS encoding putative quinol monooxygenase, protein MLRVIAQDFIKLDRIEEVMPLYRELVEKTRAEPLCISYELCIDQKDPGHFVFLEEWPDRAALDAHCATEHFRRLVPLIDRHQRLPGTYLLMDAFI, encoded by the coding sequence ATGCTGAGAGTCATAGCGCAGGACTTCATCAAGCTGGATCGTATCGAGGAGGTCATGCCGTTGTATCGGGAGCTGGTGGAGAAGACCAGGGCGGAGCCGCTGTGCATCTCCTATGAGCTGTGCATCGATCAGAAGGATCCAGGGCACTTCGTGTTCCTGGAGGAGTGGCCCGATCGGGCGGCCCTGGATGCCCACTGCGCCACCGAGCATTTCAGGCGGCTGGTGCCCCTGATCGATCGGCATCAACGGCTGCCCGGCACCTATCTGCTGATGGATGCGTTCATATGA
- a CDS encoding Ig-like domain-containing protein — protein MSVLNVKYVLIGTMALFLGSCDTETMVPVPGEGGGGNGTDATRITSLQVTPSESRLPAGLQQQFIAKITLDDGSTTDATHDVILQWSSSDASIVTVDATGRATAVGAGIATINATGTENGRVFEASARLEVTDAVVTDLALTPTAAASMPPSDSQPIVITVFTANGTLSDGSLLDLTNNPALNWSSSDEAVATVSNAAGSKGVATAVGAGITTITASGMLNGQNFNASADLAVTP, from the coding sequence ATGAGTGTGCTCAATGTAAAATATGTGCTTATCGGCACCATGGCGCTGTTTTTAGGCAGCTGTGATACCGAAACCATGGTCCCCGTGCCCGGTGAGGGCGGTGGAGGTAATGGAACAGACGCAACCCGGATCACCAGCCTGCAAGTCACCCCCTCAGAGAGCCGCCTCCCGGCAGGATTACAACAACAATTTATTGCCAAGATCACCCTGGATGATGGCTCGACAACAGATGCCACCCATGACGTGATCCTTCAGTGGAGCAGCAGTGACGCCAGCATAGTCACCGTCGATGCCACTGGTCGTGCGACCGCTGTCGGGGCCGGGATAGCCACCATCAACGCCACGGGTACCGAGAATGGCAGGGTATTTGAGGCCAGCGCCCGGCTGGAGGTGACGGATGCCGTCGTCACCGATCTGGCCCTGACCCCCACGGCTGCCGCCAGCATGCCGCCCTCGGATTCACAGCCGATTGTCATCACCGTCTTTACCGCCAATGGGACGCTCTCAGATGGCAGCCTCCTGGATCTGACCAACAACCCGGCCCTGAACTGGAGCAGCAGTGATGAGGCGGTGGCCACCGTCAGCAACGCCGCCGGCAGCAAAGGGGTGGCGACCGCCGTGGGGGCGGGCATCACCACCATTACCGCGAGCGGGATGCTCAATGGGCAGAACTTCAATGCCAGCGCAGACTTGGCCGTGACCCCGTGA
- a CDS encoding DUF6868 family protein, which translates to MDLHTLKAFLLGCLVINYLILLGWFAAFVFAHSWMYRLHSRWFHLSEERFDAIHYLGVAVYKIGVMLFNLVPYLALLIATG; encoded by the coding sequence ATGGATCTGCACACGCTAAAGGCATTCCTGCTCGGCTGCCTAGTCATCAACTATCTCATCCTGCTGGGGTGGTTTGCCGCATTTGTGTTTGCCCACAGCTGGATGTACCGACTGCACAGTCGTTGGTTCCACCTCTCCGAGGAGCGCTTCGATGCCATCCACTACCTGGGGGTCGCCGTCTATAAAATCGGGGTGATGCTGTTCAATCTGGTGCCATATTTGGCTCTGCTTATCGCGACCGGCTGA